The Flavobacterium sp. 102 genomic interval TCTAATTCAAGTTTGTATTCTTCTAACTGAACGCTATAATACTTATTGTTTTGTACAAGCAAATCTTGTATTGTTTTTTCTTTAGTATCATCACAACCAACAACAATAAGTAATATGAAAACCGCAATTATATTTTTCATAAGGAAAGGATTAAAGTTTAAATGTATAAAAAATGCCCGAATTTCTTCGAGCATTTCTATTTATATGTAACACGTAGAGACGCGATTAATCGCGTCTCTACGATTAATCACGTCTCTACGAATAATCACGTCTCTACGAATAATCACGTCTCTACAATTAATCACGTCTCTACGAATAATATTTATCTCAAACTCGCACCCAATTCATTTTCCATATTCTTCTGCAACTTGTTCATGATTTTGTCAATTTGCTCGTCGGTTAAGGTTTTGGAATTGTCTTGTAAAGTGAAACTCACCGCATATGATTTTTTGCCTTCCGGTAGGTTTTTACCTTGGTAAACATCGAATAAATTAATGTCTTTTAAAAGTGATTTCTCTGTTTGACGCGCAATGTTATAAATCGCATCAAAAGCTACTGATTCGTCTACTAAAAGCGCTAAATCTCTGCGTACTTCAGGATATTTCGGAATGTCAGTAAATTTAATTTTGCTGCCGATAAGTTTTAAAATTAAGTTCCAATTGAAATCAGCAAAGAACACTTCTTGTTTGATATCAAAATGTTTCAAAATCGATTTCTTTACTGTACCAAATTCCACCAAAGTATCATTACCCGAAGCGATTGCCAAGCCTTCAGCAAATACATCAGAGGTTACCGGTTTGTTTTGTACTTTGGTAATGCCCAATCGGTCTAAAACTGAAGTAACATAACCTTTGAATAAAAAGAAATCCGAAGGTTTTTGAGCATTGGTCCAACTTTCTTCATTTCGGTTTCCTGAAACGAATAACGTCAAGTGCTTTGGTTCGTTATAGCCGTTAAGTTCTTTATGATAAGTTTTCCCTAATTCGAATAATTTCAAATCACCATTTCTGCGGTTAATGTTATACGAAACAGCTTCTAAACCCGAGAATAACATCGACTGACGCATCGCCGACAAGTCATTGCTCAACGGATTCAACATCATTACGTTGTACTCTTCTTTCAGCATTTCGGACAAACCAACATAATCCGGCGTAGTCAAGGAATTCGCCATCATTTCGTGGAAACCTAGACCGTTCAACTGTGCGGCGATGATATTCTGTACTTTATAATCTTCTGTTCGTGCCGAATTGGAAACCGTAGCATTCAACTTTTTGGTAAAATTGATGTTATTGTAACCATAAACACGTAGAATTTCCTCAATTACATCGACTTCACGTTGCACATCCACACGGTAAGACGGAATAATTAATCCCAAACCGGCATCGGAAACGCTGTTGACTTTGATGTCCAATGATGCCAAGATTTTCTTGATGGTTTCTTTAGGTAATTCTTGCCCAATTAATTTTGACGTTTTATCAAAATTTAAAAGAACCGGGAAGTCTTCAATCTTTTTTGGGTAAAAATCTACAATGTCCGAAGTGATTTCGCCACCGGCTACTTCTTTAATCAAAAGTGCGGCACGTTTCAATGCAAATTCGGTAATATTCGGGTCGATTCCTCTTTCAAAACGGAAAGAAGCATCGGTATTCAAAGCATGTCTTTTTGCTGATTTACGAATAGAAACCGGATTGAAATAGGCGCTTTCCAAGAAAATAGAATTGGTAGTCTCTGAAACGCCTGACCCTTTTCCTCCA includes:
- the pheT gene encoding phenylalanine--tRNA ligase subunit beta codes for the protein MSNNYICTLKVQYMRISYNWLKQFIKIDLKSEETAAILTDLGLEVEVVEKYQSVRGGLEGVVVGHVLTCEKHPDADRLKITTVDLGEGSPVQIVCGAANVAAGQKVPVATIGTKLFDAAGVEFEIKKGKIRGQESHGMICAEDELGLGTSHDGIMVLDANLKPGTPCAKVFNIENDEVFEIGLTPNRADAMSHYGVARDLRASLLQKNSNIELITPSVSTFRIDKRTLKIDVDVKDSKLAPRYCGVTLSGLTVKPSPEWLQNRLKAIGLTPKNNIVDVTNYILHDLGQPLHAFDAAKINGKIVVQTAVAGTKFTTLDDVERTLHEEDLMICDEKGPLCIAGVFGGKGSGVSETTNSIFLESAYFNPVSIRKSAKRHALNTDASFRFERGIDPNITEFALKRAALLIKEVAGGEITSDIVDFYPKKIEDFPVLLNFDKTSKLIGQELPKETIKKILASLDIKVNSVSDAGLGLIIPSYRVDVQREVDVIEEILRVYGYNNINFTKKLNATVSNSARTEDYKVQNIIAAQLNGLGFHEMMANSLTTPDYVGLSEMLKEEYNVMMLNPLSNDLSAMRQSMLFSGLEAVSYNINRRNGDLKLFELGKTYHKELNGYNEPKHLTLFVSGNRNEESWTNAQKPSDFFLFKGYVTSVLDRLGITKVQNKPVTSDVFAEGLAIASGNDTLVEFGTVKKSILKHFDIKQEVFFADFNWNLILKLIGSKIKFTDIPKYPEVRRDLALLVDESVAFDAIYNIARQTEKSLLKDINLFDVYQGKNLPEGKKSYAVSFTLQDNSKTLTDEQIDKIMNKLQKNMENELGASLR